The window GAGCGAGGTCTTCACGGCGGGGTTCACCTTGAGGCCCTTTTCGACGGCCTTCTTGGCAAGCAGACCCGCGCCGAGCATTACGCTGGGGTTGCTGGTGTTTGTACAGCTCGTGATGGCGGCGATGAGCACGCTGCCGTTGCCGATGGCGGTATCCGCCGTCTTGTAGGGCGACGGGAATTTCGAGATGTCGTCGCCGGTCGGGCGATTCTCAACCATCTCCTCCTTGTTGCGGGCTTCGCCTTCCTTGAGGTGGTTGGTCGTGGAGTCGGTCGAGGGCAGGTCATCGGAATCGCCGTTTCCATGGCCGTTGATGTGCACGGGCACCGCGAGCTTGAGGTCCGCGGCGGATTTGCCGTAGCCGCCTTCGGTGAGGGGCTTGGTGAAGAGATTCTCAAACGTGCTGCCGAGTTCGCTGAGGTTGATGCGATCCTGCGGGCGCTTCGGGCCGGCCACGCCGGGAACGATGGTGCCGAGGTCGAGATCGAGTTCGACGGTGTAGTCGACCTCGCCCTTGCGCGGGATACCCCACAGGCCCTGGGCCTTGTAGTAGTTCTCGAACGCAGCGCAGTTCTCCTCCGAGCGGCCGGTGCCGCGCAGGTAGGCGAGCGTCTCCTCGTCGACGCCGAAGAAGCCCATCGTGGCGCCGTATTCCGGGGCCATGTTGGCGATGGTGGCGCGGTCGGTCACGCTGAGCGCGGCCGCACCCTCGCCGAAGAACTCGACGAACTTGCCGACCACCTTCTGCTTGCGGAGCATCTCGGTTACGCGGAGCACGAGGTCGGTCGCGGTGACGCCTTCTTTCAAGGTGCCGGTGAGGTTCACGCCGACGACTTCCGGGGTGAGGAAGTAAACGGGCTGGCCGAGCATGCCGGCCTCGGCCTCGATGCCGCCCACGCCCCAGCCAACGACGCCCAGGCCGTTGATCATGGTGGTGTGCGAGTCAGTGCCCACGAGCGTGTCGGGGTAGTAGACGGTGCCCTTGTCGCTCTTCGCGCTCAGGACGCCCTTGGCGAGATACTCGAGGTTGACCTGGTGAACGATGCCGATGCCCGGAGGCACGACGCCGAAGGTCTCAAAGGCCTGCTGGCCCCACTTGAGAAATTCATAACGCTCGCGGTTGCGCTGAAACTCGAGCGCGAGGTTCATCTGGAGCGCCTGGGCGGAACCGAAGAAATCCACTTGCACGGAGTGGTCAACCACGAGGTCGACGGGCACGAGGGGCTCGATGATCTTGGGATTGCCGCCCTTGAGGGAGACGGCGCTGCGCATGGCGGCGAGGTCGACGAGTAGCGGTACGCCGGTGAAGTCCTGCAGGACGATACGGGCGACGACGAAGGGGATTTCCTCCGGGGCCGGGGCCTTGGCGTTCCAGTTGGCCAGGGTGACGACGTCCTTGTCGGTCACTTTTTTGCCATCGCAGTTGCGCAGCACGGATTCGAGCACGATGCGGATGCTGACCGGCAGGCGGGAGATTTTGCCGATGCCCTGCTCTTCGAGGGCGGGGAGCGAGTAGAGGAGGCCGGTCTTACCGTTGCC of the Terrimicrobium sacchariphilum genome contains:
- a CDS encoding aconitate hydratase — protein: MISDTQRTFDAGNGKTGLLYSLPALEEQGIGKISRLPVSIRIVLESVLRNCDGKKVTDKDVVTLANWNAKAPAPEEIPFVVARIVLQDFTGVPLLVDLAAMRSAVSLKGGNPKIIEPLVPVDLVVDHSVQVDFFGSAQALQMNLALEFQRNRERYEFLKWGQQAFETFGVVPPGIGIVHQVNLEYLAKGVLSAKSDKGTVYYPDTLVGTDSHTTMINGLGVVGWGVGGIEAEAGMLGQPVYFLTPEVVGVNLTGTLKEGVTATDLVLRVTEMLRKQKVVGKFVEFFGEGAAALSVTDRATIANMAPEYGATMGFFGVDEETLAYLRGTGRSEENCAAFENYYKAQGLWGIPRKGEVDYTVELDLDLGTIVPGVAGPKRPQDRINLSELGSTFENLFTKPLTEGGYGKSAADLKLAVPVHINGHGNGDSDDLPSTDSTTNHLKEGEARNKEEMVENRPTGDDISKFPSPYKTADTAIGNGSVLIAAITSCTNTSNPSVMLGAGLLAKKAVEKGLKVNPAVKTSLGPGSRVVTDYLEKTGLQPYFDKLGFQTVGYGCTTCIGNSGPLHPALEDAITKNDLVAASVLSGNRNFEARVHQNIRANFLMSPPLVVAFALAGTVDIDLSQDAIGKGTDGQDVYLKDIWPTQEEIRSAMAAALKPEVYRKLYTDFAEQNPKWNEVPSSTGDVYQWNRSSTYIQEPPFFADFSMEAGTISGISGARPLGIFGDSVTTDHISPAGAIKKTSPAGKFLLENGVAVEDFNSYGSRRGNDLVMTRGTFANVRIKNLMLPGVEGGYTVYFGQGDVPAPDKEMTTDKGGKPTFIYDACMAYKKEGTPLIIIAGQEYGTGSSRDWAAKGTNLLGVKVVVAQSFERIHRSNLCGMGVLPLQFPEGVNAQTLSLDGTESYDVLGLSDEIQPRQDVTLRITRKDGSVVDQVVKLRIDTPIEVDYYRHGGILPFVLRQLLS